The proteins below come from a single Mesobacillus jeotgali genomic window:
- a CDS encoding NERD domain-containing protein produces MIGKTREYPKEIMILEAIVRRFPPDDFKKAEFEKKLYRKRAGYKGEKTLDYFLEQVDHSEMVILHDLRIPINSTHFQIDTLIITPYFLLIIDSKNYAGTLIFLPEFNQLIRIQNDIEEVFPDPILQAKIQASQLKAFLKKFHITPPPTEYLVAISNTQALIKNPTNDKEVSYRVFRSSNVAFKIPPIYKKHPQSLLSKNDMKKIARLLIKAHEPLVPDPKSMNLPIEKMVKGVQCASCETFGMDYHQGKWTCKSCGQKSLDAHIQALRDYFLIYGPSITNKQFRDYLKLNSSSTSKRLLSSMDLVFSGTNKGRIYSPGKSFFD; encoded by the coding sequence TTGATTGGGAAAACAAGAGAATACCCTAAAGAGATCATGATTTTAGAAGCAATAGTAAGACGTTTTCCTCCTGATGACTTCAAAAAAGCAGAATTCGAGAAGAAACTTTACCGAAAACGGGCAGGCTACAAAGGAGAAAAGACACTGGATTACTTTTTAGAACAAGTTGACCACTCTGAGATGGTAATTTTGCACGATTTGAGAATTCCGATCAACAGTACTCACTTCCAAATCGACACCCTCATTATTACCCCTTATTTTCTCCTCATCATTGATTCCAAAAATTACGCAGGAACACTCATTTTCCTTCCAGAATTCAATCAATTGATCAGAATTCAAAACGATATAGAAGAAGTTTTTCCCGACCCGATACTCCAGGCTAAAATCCAGGCATCCCAGTTAAAAGCTTTTCTCAAAAAATTTCATATTACACCGCCACCAACTGAATATCTAGTTGCAATTAGCAATACACAGGCCCTCATTAAAAATCCAACCAATGACAAGGAAGTCAGTTATAGAGTCTTCAGGTCATCGAATGTCGCTTTCAAAATCCCGCCAATTTACAAAAAACATCCCCAGTCACTTCTTTCCAAAAATGACATGAAGAAGATAGCCAGACTTTTAATTAAGGCGCATGAACCGTTGGTACCAGACCCGAAGTCTATGAACCTTCCGATTGAGAAAATGGTTAAGGGTGTGCAGTGTGCTTCCTGCGAGACATTCGGTATGGACTACCATCAGGGGAAATGGACGTGTAAAAGCTGCGGTCAAAAATCTTTGGATGCCCATATTCAAGCCTTGAGAGATTATTTCCTTATTTACGGACCTTCTATTACAAACAAACAATTCCGGGATTATCTAAAATTAAATTCTTCATCTACCTCAAAAAGACTCTTGTCTTCCATGGATTTGGTGTTTTCCGGCACAAATAAAGGGAGGATCTACTCTCCGGGAAAAAGCTTCTTTGATTAA
- the hisIE gene encoding bifunctional phosphoribosyl-AMP cyclohydrolase/phosphoribosyl-ATP diphosphatase HisIE: protein MKIEELKFDANGLIPAVVQDATTREVLTVAYMNEESLGKSLQTRETWFYSRSRQELWHKGTTSGNTQRIVEIKYDCDGDALVVLVEPAGPACHTGAVSCFSENLLERSDDGDSPESTLERSDGQLASLGDFAVMLELESTIRQREQDMPEGAYTTYLFEKGVDKILKKVGEEASEVIIAAKNRDPEELKWEAADLLYHLMVLLQEQKLPLKEVLVVLNKRKKPSAGE, encoded by the coding sequence ATGAAAATTGAAGAATTAAAGTTTGATGCTAATGGCCTGATTCCCGCAGTCGTCCAGGATGCAACGACACGTGAAGTCCTGACTGTTGCCTATATGAATGAAGAATCCCTTGGCAAGTCGCTTCAAACACGGGAAACCTGGTTTTACAGCCGTTCCCGCCAGGAGCTCTGGCATAAAGGCACAACAAGCGGCAACACCCAGAGAATAGTCGAGATTAAATACGACTGTGACGGGGACGCCCTTGTGGTCCTCGTCGAACCAGCAGGGCCGGCATGCCATACAGGTGCAGTCAGCTGTTTCTCTGAAAACCTTCTGGAGCGTTCCGATGATGGTGATTCACCGGAAAGCACGCTGGAGCGATCCGATGGCCAGCTCGCTTCACTGGGCGATTTTGCCGTCATGCTCGAGCTGGAAAGTACGATCCGCCAGCGCGAACAGGACATGCCGGAAGGCGCCTACACCACCTATCTATTTGAAAAAGGCGTCGACAAGATCTTGAAAAAAGTCGGTGAAGAAGCATCGGAAGTCATCATCGCCGCCAAAAACCGCGATCCCGAAGAGTTGAAGTGGGAAGCTGCCGACCTGCTCTACCACCTGATGGTCTTGCTGCAGGAACAGAAACTGCCGCTAAAAGAAGTACTAGTAGTATTGAATAAAAGAAAGAAGCCCAGCGCAGGAGAATAG
- the hisF gene encoding imidazole glycerol phosphate synthase subunit HisF: protein MLSKRIIPCLDVKDGRVVKGVQFVQLRDAGDPVELARFYDEKGADELVFLDISASVEGRKTMVEVVREVASELAIPFTVGGGINTLEDMKRMLRSGADKVSLNTAAVNNPILIAEGSDFFGAQCIVVAIDAKYDPELGSWRVYTHGGRKPTDWEVIDWAKEAVRLGAGEILLTSMDSDGEKKGFDLALTRAVSEAVTVPVIASGGAGNADHFADAFTEGKADAALAASIFHYRETSVKEVKSYLREKGVTVR, encoded by the coding sequence ATGCTAAGCAAACGGATCATTCCCTGCCTAGATGTAAAAGACGGCCGCGTCGTAAAAGGAGTGCAATTTGTGCAGCTCCGCGATGCCGGCGACCCTGTCGAGCTGGCGCGTTTCTACGATGAGAAAGGAGCCGATGAGCTCGTTTTTCTTGATATATCAGCTTCCGTTGAAGGAAGGAAGACAATGGTCGAGGTGGTCAGGGAAGTAGCGTCAGAACTGGCCATCCCGTTCACAGTCGGAGGGGGCATTAACACACTTGAGGATATGAAGAGGATGCTTCGTTCAGGTGCAGATAAAGTATCCTTGAACACCGCAGCTGTCAACAATCCGATATTAATCGCTGAAGGCTCTGATTTCTTTGGCGCCCAGTGCATTGTCGTCGCCATCGATGCAAAGTACGACCCTGAGCTCGGATCATGGCGTGTCTATACCCATGGCGGGCGGAAGCCGACAGATTGGGAAGTGATTGACTGGGCAAAAGAGGCTGTCCGCCTTGGAGCAGGGGAAATTCTACTGACAAGCATGGACAGTGATGGCGAAAAGAAAGGCTTTGACCTGGCGTTGACCCGTGCTGTGAGCGAAGCGGTGACGGTCCCGGTGATTGCCTCTGGCGGTGCCGGAAACGCCGACCATTTTGCTGATGCTTTTACCGAAGGGAAAGCAGATGCCGCACTGGCTGCATCGATCTTCCACTACCGCGAAACCTCTGTAAAAGAAGTAAAATCCTATCTCCGAGAAAAAGGAGTGACCGTACGATGA
- the hisA gene encoding 1-(5-phosphoribosyl)-5-[(5-phosphoribosylamino)methylideneamino]imidazole-4-carboxamide isomerase, with amino-acid sequence MKFTIYPAIDMRGGKCVRLLQGDYDKETVYGDSPFEMAKKFADEGAEWIHMVDLDGARDGKRVNDKFVIQAAKELGVNIQIGGGIRSEDDINHYLDNGVTRVIIGSIAVSNPEFAEEMVRKYGAKIAIGLDAKNGFVATHGWLNTSEVSAVELGKRFADAGAETFIFTDIATDGTLTGPNVAATRQLALETGKSVIASGGVSSLDDLAALRQLREDGVSGAIVGKAIYEGRFSVKSALEAGES; translated from the coding sequence ATGAAATTCACAATCTACCCGGCGATCGACATGCGCGGCGGAAAATGTGTCCGGCTGCTGCAAGGTGATTATGACAAGGAAACTGTTTATGGAGATTCCCCTTTTGAAATGGCGAAGAAATTCGCTGATGAAGGGGCAGAGTGGATTCATATGGTCGACCTCGATGGCGCAAGGGACGGCAAGCGGGTCAATGACAAATTTGTCATCCAGGCTGCAAAGGAGCTTGGCGTGAACATCCAGATTGGCGGCGGCATCCGAAGTGAAGATGATATCAACCACTATCTTGATAATGGCGTCACCCGAGTCATCATTGGCAGCATTGCCGTTTCCAATCCGGAGTTCGCTGAGGAAATGGTCAGGAAATATGGCGCGAAAATTGCGATTGGCCTTGACGCGAAAAATGGCTTCGTCGCGACACATGGCTGGCTGAACACTTCCGAGGTAAGTGCTGTCGAGCTTGGCAAAAGATTCGCCGATGCCGGAGCGGAGACATTCATTTTTACCGACATTGCCACGGACGGTACACTAACAGGGCCAAATGTCGCGGCAACCCGCCAGCTTGCTTTGGAAACGGGCAAAAGTGTCATCGCTTCAGGAGGGGTCAGCTCGCTTGATGATTTGGCAGCCCTTCGACAGTTGCGTGAAGATGGTGTCAGCGGTGCAATCGTCGGCAAAGCCATTTATGAAGGCCGGTTCTCGGTGAAATCTGCGTTGGAAGCGGGGGAGTCCTGA
- the hisH gene encoding imidazole glycerol phosphate synthase subunit HisH produces the protein MIGIVDYGMGNLFSVSKALERLDAPYFISQYKGNLMEADALLVPGVGSFRDAMEVLNRTGLTEMIHAFAATGKPVLGICLGMQLLFEESTENGLTKGLNLLPGKVERFTGQTAVGENYKVPHMGWNKLRFTGESPLVASLKEDYVYFVHSYYVKTNEPGVLVAVGDYYDVEVPAIVCRNNIFGMQFHPEKSSDMGMALLRNFANLATERKTN, from the coding sequence ATGATTGGCATCGTCGATTACGGCATGGGCAATCTGTTCAGCGTAAGCAAAGCGCTCGAACGGCTGGATGCACCATACTTTATCTCACAATATAAGGGCAATTTGATGGAAGCAGATGCACTGCTTGTCCCAGGCGTCGGTTCATTCCGTGATGCAATGGAAGTATTGAACCGTACCGGTTTGACGGAAATGATCCACGCTTTCGCCGCTACCGGCAAGCCTGTGCTCGGAATCTGCCTGGGCATGCAGCTGTTGTTCGAAGAAAGCACGGAAAATGGCCTGACGAAGGGCTTGAACCTGCTGCCTGGAAAAGTGGAGCGGTTTACCGGCCAGACGGCTGTAGGGGAAAACTATAAAGTTCCGCATATGGGCTGGAACAAGCTTCGTTTTACAGGTGAATCGCCATTGGTGGCATCACTTAAAGAAGATTATGTTTACTTTGTCCATTCCTATTATGTAAAAACGAACGAGCCGGGAGTCCTGGTGGCAGTCGGCGATTATTATGATGTTGAAGTGCCGGCCATCGTTTGCAGGAACAATATCTTCGGGATGCAATTCCATCCGGAAAAAAGCAGCGATATGGGAATGGCACTGCTCCGGAATTTTGCCAACCTTGCAACAGAAAGGAAGACAAACTAA
- the hisB gene encoding imidazoleglycerol-phosphate dehydratase HisB: MERTATVNRYTNETKIDLDFSIDGEGKTELETGVPFLSHMLDLFAKHGQFDLKVDAKGDVEVDGHHTTEDIGICIGQALRDALGDKKGIKRYGNAFVPMDEALAQVVIDLSNRPHLEMRAEFPAQQVGTFDVELVHEFLWKLALEARMNLHVIVHYGKNTHHMIEAVFKALGRALDEATTIDPRVKGVPSSKGML, translated from the coding sequence ATGGAACGCACCGCAACGGTGAATCGATATACGAATGAAACAAAGATAGATCTTGATTTTAGCATCGATGGTGAGGGGAAAACGGAACTGGAAACTGGTGTGCCTTTTCTTTCCCATATGCTCGATTTATTCGCAAAGCATGGCCAGTTTGACTTGAAAGTTGATGCGAAGGGTGATGTTGAGGTGGATGGACATCATACAACCGAAGATATCGGCATCTGCATCGGACAGGCGCTTCGCGATGCACTCGGCGATAAAAAAGGAATCAAACGCTACGGAAACGCTTTTGTCCCAATGGATGAAGCCCTGGCGCAGGTAGTCATCGATCTCAGCAACCGCCCGCACCTCGAAATGCGCGCAGAATTCCCTGCCCAGCAGGTTGGCACCTTCGATGTCGAGCTAGTGCACGAATTCCTGTGGAAACTGGCGCTCGAGGCAAGAATGAACCTGCATGTCATCGTCCATTACGGAAAAAATACTCACCACATGATCGAAGCAGTATTTAAAGCTCTTGGCCGTGCGCTAGATGAAGCGACGACCATCGATCCGCGGGTTAAAGGCGTTCCTTCATCGAAGGGTATGCTTTAA
- the hisD gene encoding histidinol dehydrogenase codes for MEILQIDGSLSLKRTVDGGTEEQRKAVQNIIAEVRASGDQALRTFTEKFDRVALNDFLVTDEEISDAYKTISSELVDIITEAADNIRKYHEKQLRPSWMTTEENGTMLGQKVTPLDSVGVYVPGGTAAYPSSVLMNVIPAKTAGVERIVMVSPPGQDGKLPAGVLVAADIAGVKEIYKVGGAQAIAALAYGTESIKPVDKITGPGNIYVALAKREVFGDVAIDMIAGPSEIGILADETARANEIAADLLSQAEHDPRACAVLVTTSRTLAEDVQNEVYKQLSQLPRKEIATQAIENFGAIYVAADMEEAVSAINQLAPEHLEIVTDNPMELLGKIKHAGAIFLGRYSSEPVGDYFAGPNHVLPTNGTARFSSPLSVEDFQKKSSIILYSEKAMNDNGAKIAQFARLEGLEAHARAVEARLK; via the coding sequence ATGGAAATTTTACAGATAGATGGAAGTCTGTCACTCAAACGAACCGTTGATGGCGGAACGGAAGAGCAGCGAAAAGCCGTACAGAATATAATCGCGGAAGTCCGCGCTTCAGGTGATCAGGCGCTCAGGACTTTTACCGAAAAATTTGATAGAGTGGCGCTCAATGATTTCCTGGTGACGGATGAGGAAATCTCAGATGCTTATAAAACGATCAGCAGCGAGCTCGTGGACATCATCACAGAGGCAGCTGACAATATACGTAAATACCATGAAAAACAGCTGCGCCCTTCTTGGATGACGACAGAAGAAAATGGCACGATGCTTGGCCAGAAGGTGACACCGCTTGATTCTGTCGGTGTGTATGTGCCTGGCGGGACAGCCGCTTATCCTTCATCGGTCTTAATGAATGTCATTCCGGCAAAAACCGCCGGTGTTGAGCGGATCGTGATGGTATCACCGCCAGGACAGGACGGAAAGCTTCCAGCAGGCGTGCTCGTTGCCGCAGATATTGCCGGGGTAAAAGAAATCTATAAAGTCGGTGGAGCACAGGCGATTGCTGCACTGGCATACGGCACTGAATCGATCAAGCCGGTCGATAAAATCACAGGGCCAGGAAACATCTATGTCGCCCTCGCCAAGCGTGAGGTTTTCGGAGACGTCGCGATTGACATGATCGCCGGACCAAGCGAAATTGGCATCCTGGCTGATGAAACAGCGCGGGCCAATGAAATTGCGGCCGATTTGCTTTCCCAGGCCGAGCATGATCCTCGGGCATGTGCGGTTTTAGTGACAACATCGCGTACTCTAGCTGAAGACGTACAAAATGAAGTGTATAAGCAGCTTTCGCAACTGCCGAGAAAAGAGATCGCCACACAGGCTATCGAAAACTTCGGGGCAATTTATGTGGCCGCTGATATGGAAGAAGCAGTCAGCGCCATCAACCAGCTTGCACCAGAGCATCTGGAAATCGTCACGGACAATCCGATGGAGCTTTTGGGGAAAATAAAGCACGCTGGCGCGATTTTCCTTGGGAGATACAGCTCAGAGCCTGTAGGTGATTATTTTGCCGGACCGAACCATGTCCTGCCTACGAATGGGACAGCGCGTTTTTCAAGCCCGTTGAGTGTCGAGGATTTCCAAAAGAAATCAAGCATCATCCTTTACAGCGAAAAAGCAATGAATGACAATGGTGCAAAGATTGCTCAGTTCGCCAGGCTTGAAGGCCTGGAAGCCCACGCCCGGGCCGTGGAGGCAAGACTAAAATAG
- the hisG gene encoding ATP phosphoribosyltransferase produces the protein MNEQLTIAMPKGRIFTEAVELLRNAGFDLPPEFDDSRKLIIDVEEENFRFILAKPMDVATYVEHGVADLGIAGKDVLLEEERDVYELLDLKISGCYLAVAGLPDTKMNDVAPKIATKYPNIAAAYFREQGEQVEIIKLNGSIELAPLIGLADRIVDIVSTGRTLKENGLVEYETITSVTSRLIVNPVSYRIKDERINDLIKRLDEVI, from the coding sequence ATGAATGAACAGCTGACCATTGCGATGCCAAAGGGCAGGATTTTTACTGAAGCGGTTGAACTGCTGCGGAACGCTGGCTTTGATTTGCCTCCTGAATTTGATGATTCCCGCAAACTGATCATTGACGTGGAAGAAGAAAACTTCCGCTTCATCTTAGCGAAGCCAATGGATGTGGCTACATACGTCGAACATGGTGTCGCTGATCTAGGGATTGCCGGCAAGGACGTCCTGCTTGAGGAAGAACGGGACGTGTACGAGCTGCTCGATTTAAAAATAAGCGGCTGCTATCTTGCCGTTGCAGGGCTCCCAGATACAAAAATGAATGATGTCGCCCCGAAAATCGCGACGAAATACCCGAACATCGCTGCAGCCTATTTCCGCGAACAGGGCGAACAGGTCGAAATCATCAAACTGAATGGGTCAATCGAGCTTGCGCCATTGATCGGGCTCGCCGACAGGATCGTCGACATCGTTTCAACCGGAAGGACATTGAAGGAAAATGGCCTGGTAGAGTATGAAACGATTACAAGCGTGACATCGAGGCTGATCGTCAATCCCGTCAGCTACCGGATCAAGGATGAGCGGATCAATGACCTGATCAAACGGCTGGATGAAGTCATATAG
- a CDS encoding ATP phosphoribosyltransferase regulatory subunit, translating into MSRLFMFEKPLGMRDTLPELHEAKERVRSTIEKEMKQWGFQFIETPALEYYETVGTASAILDQQLFKLLDQQGHTLVLRPDMTAPIARVAASKLFKDQVPLRLAYSANVYRAQQREGGRPAEFEQIGVECIGDDSVSADGEMISLAISSLKKAGLEQFQLSVGHVGFVNELFVQILGTEDRARELTKFLYEKNYVGYREHVKALPLSSIDSQRLLAFLDLRGGPEVIDKASELIENGKGRVALDEMKLLCSIIEDFGESTRVKFDLTIVSHMSYYTGILFEVYAGMVGFPIGNGGRYDKLLEKFGKSTGATGFAIRLDRLLESLGDLGAPEPVTCILFSQERRKEAYQLAAQRREDGERIILQDISAVRNLDACSAAYADVVYLVGKEGVQ; encoded by the coding sequence ATGAGCAGATTATTCATGTTTGAAAAGCCGCTTGGCATGCGGGATACACTTCCGGAATTGCATGAAGCGAAGGAAAGAGTCCGGAGCACAATCGAAAAAGAAATGAAGCAATGGGGTTTCCAATTTATCGAAACGCCTGCGCTTGAATATTACGAAACAGTGGGAACGGCTTCAGCAATCCTGGATCAGCAGCTGTTCAAGCTATTGGACCAGCAGGGGCATACACTCGTGCTGCGGCCGGATATGACCGCACCGATTGCCAGGGTTGCGGCGTCTAAATTGTTCAAGGACCAGGTCCCATTAAGGTTGGCCTATTCTGCAAATGTCTATCGTGCTCAGCAGCGGGAAGGCGGAAGGCCGGCGGAATTCGAGCAGATTGGTGTCGAGTGTATTGGTGATGATTCGGTCAGCGCGGATGGCGAAATGATCTCACTTGCGATTTCTTCGCTGAAAAAAGCTGGGCTGGAACAGTTTCAGCTTTCTGTTGGTCATGTTGGCTTCGTCAACGAGTTGTTTGTACAGATACTTGGCACAGAGGACCGAGCCAGGGAGCTGACGAAATTTTTATATGAAAAGAATTATGTCGGTTATCGAGAACATGTCAAAGCACTGCCGCTGTCATCAATCGATTCACAAAGACTTCTCGCTTTCCTTGATTTGCGCGGGGGGCCGGAAGTGATTGACAAAGCGTCCGAGCTCATCGAAAACGGAAAAGGCAGAGTGGCGCTGGATGAAATGAAGCTGCTTTGTTCAATCATCGAAGACTTCGGTGAAAGCACCCGGGTCAAATTTGACTTAACGATTGTCAGCCATATGAGCTACTATACAGGCATTTTATTTGAGGTTTATGCAGGAATGGTCGGCTTTCCAATCGGCAATGGAGGCCGCTATGACAAGCTGCTCGAGAAATTCGGGAAATCAACCGGAGCCACAGGGTTCGCGATCAGGCTCGACCGCCTGCTTGAAAGCCTTGGCGATCTGGGCGCGCCTGAGCCGGTCACTTGCATCCTTTTCAGTCAGGAACGGAGAAAGGAAGCATATCAGCTTGCAGCACAGCGCAGGGAAGACGGTGAACGGATCATTCTCCAGGACATCAGCGCCGTACGCAATCTTGATGCATGTTCTGCCGCTTATGCTGATGTCGTTTACCTTGTTGGGAAGGAGGGAGTGCAATGA
- a CDS encoding acyltransferase — translation MRRTTRYRVEGANSLWHVYKTVPFWKVVKNFAVIQVARYTPFLGIKNWLYRTFLRMKVGDQTSFALMVMLDVMFPEKISVGRNTVIGYNTTILAHEYLIKEYRLGDVEIGSEVMIGANSTIMPGIRIGDGAIVSAGTLVHKDVPAGAFVGGNPMRVIYTKEELAQRWANDEIYGTNN, via the coding sequence ATGAGAAGGACGACTCGTTATCGAGTAGAAGGAGCAAACTCACTCTGGCATGTTTATAAAACCGTCCCGTTCTGGAAGGTCGTCAAAAATTTCGCCGTCATCCAGGTGGCACGATATACGCCGTTCCTCGGTATAAAAAACTGGCTGTACCGTACATTTCTGCGGATGAAGGTCGGCGACCAGACCTCCTTTGCGCTGATGGTCATGCTCGACGTCATGTTCCCGGAAAAAATCTCCGTTGGCCGCAATACGGTCATTGGCTATAACACGACCATCCTGGCACATGAATACTTGATTAAGGAATACCGCCTCGGCGATGTTGAGATTGGCAGCGAAGTCATGATTGGCGCCAATTCCACCATCATGCCCGGCATCAGGATCGGGGACGGCGCCATCGTCTCCGCCGGAACACTAGTCCACAAAGACGTCCCGGCCGGAGCCTTTGTCGGCGGCAACCCGATGCGTGTGATCTACACAAAGGAAGAACTGGCACAACGCTGGGCAAATGATGAAATTTATGGGACAAACAACTAA
- the ppaX gene encoding pyrophosphatase PpaX yields the protein MSNKIDTVLFDLDGTLIDTNELIISSFLHTMETYYPGQYKREDVLPFLGPSLKESFEKLDPEGYEEMITTYRTYNLANHDLLVKGFEGVYETVRTLKENGFHMGIVTTKRSDVVQMGLKLTGLDEFFEVVVALDHVEKAKPDPEPLLKALDMLGSSPDRAIMVGDNHHDILGGKNAGTKTAGVAWSIKGREHLEEYKPDYILENMADILPILGV from the coding sequence ATGAGCAATAAAATAGATACAGTCCTGTTCGATCTTGACGGGACTTTGATTGATACAAACGAACTGATTATTTCATCTTTTCTCCATACAATGGAAACCTATTATCCCGGCCAATACAAACGGGAGGATGTCCTTCCGTTTCTTGGGCCATCTTTAAAGGAATCATTCGAGAAGCTGGATCCAGAAGGCTACGAGGAAATGATCACAACCTACCGGACTTACAACCTGGCAAACCACGACCTGCTGGTAAAAGGTTTCGAGGGAGTGTATGAAACGGTCAGGACGCTGAAGGAAAACGGCTTCCATATGGGAATCGTCACGACTAAGCGATCTGATGTAGTTCAAATGGGCTTGAAGCTGACAGGTTTGGACGAGTTTTTCGAGGTGGTCGTCGCACTTGACCATGTTGAAAAAGCGAAGCCCGATCCCGAGCCGCTTTTAAAAGCATTGGACATGCTTGGATCCTCACCGGACCGTGCGATCATGGTCGGTGATAACCATCATGATATCCTCGGCGGCAAAAACGCCGGCACAAAAACGGCTGGAGTTGCCTGGTCCATAAAAGGAAGAGAGCATCTAGAGGAATACAAGCCAGACTACATTCTGGAAAACATGGCTGATATCCTGCCAATCCTTGGGGTGTAG
- a CDS encoding nucleoside recognition domain-containing protein, with amino-acid sequence MGSTLKRGLMVGLNTTWALGKVIFPVTLIVSILQYTPILPWLIKLITPLMSLFGLSGDAAIPLVIGNFLNLYAAIGAILTLDLTVKEVFIIAVMLSFSHNMLVESSVAVKVGVKLWIIVLVRLGLAFISAVVINLVWNGGSEIAKYGMIPAKSEEVSGWGAILLEGITKAGLGIFQLAIIVIPLMVVVQIMKDKQWLAVFSRWMAPATRALGMKENTSTTMAAGLLIGLAYGAGVMIQAVQEDGVSKKDVTLAFIFLVACHAVVEDTLIFVPLGIPVLPLLLIRLGVAILLTITVAIIWNRADIAKRKEAVYEQ; translated from the coding sequence ATGGGTTCTACATTAAAAAGAGGGTTGATGGTTGGCTTGAACACAACTTGGGCGCTCGGGAAGGTCATCTTTCCCGTCACCTTGATTGTGTCGATCCTACAATACACCCCAATCCTTCCGTGGTTAATCAAACTGATCACGCCCTTGATGTCGCTGTTCGGCTTGTCAGGAGATGCGGCGATTCCGCTTGTCATTGGGAATTTCCTTAATTTATACGCAGCAATTGGAGCAATCCTGACGCTTGATTTGACGGTAAAAGAAGTCTTCATCATTGCGGTGATGCTGAGCTTTTCGCATAATATGCTGGTTGAATCGAGTGTAGCCGTCAAGGTTGGCGTCAAGCTGTGGATCATCGTCCTCGTACGTTTAGGGCTTGCGTTCATATCTGCAGTGGTCATCAATCTTGTTTGGAATGGCGGATCTGAAATCGCGAAATACGGGATGATCCCTGCTAAAAGTGAAGAGGTTTCAGGATGGGGAGCGATCCTGCTTGAAGGCATTACGAAGGCGGGGCTCGGCATATTTCAGCTGGCCATCATCGTCATACCGCTGATGGTCGTTGTCCAGATCATGAAGGATAAGCAGTGGCTTGCCGTTTTTTCAAGATGGATGGCACCTGCAACAAGAGCGCTCGGCATGAAGGAGAACACCTCGACGACAATGGCAGCCGGCCTGCTGATCGGGCTTGCATATGGCGCTGGCGTAATGATCCAGGCAGTCCAGGAGGATGGAGTCAGCAAAAAGGATGTCACGCTGGCGTTTATTTTCCTTGTTGCCTGCCACGCTGTAGTTGAGGATACATTGATTTTCGTTCCGCTTGGCATTCCAGTGCTGCCGCTGTTGTTGATCCGCCTTGGTGTAGCAATATTACTGACAATCACAGTCGCGATCATCTGGAACCGCGCGGACATCGCGAAAAGAAAGGAAGCAGTATATGAGCAATAA